The window TGAGGGCGTCGCCTGTCTGACGGTGCTCCCCCGGTAGGAGGGCTGACTCGGGGCATAAATCACTGCTTTAGCGGTCGGTCTGTAGAATTCGAAGTACACACCGTATATAAACTCGTATAAAAACAGTCCTTAAACGGACGCTATAATGTAAATAGTCTGGGAAAAAGACTTTTCCATTAACCCGAATATCCGAGGGACAATGGCAAGGAAAGACGCCGACGGTTCCGGGCCAAAGGCGATCGAGGGTGACGCGGAGTCACCGGTGGAGGGCGATGCCGCCCCGGACCAGGCGTCAAACGCCCGCTTAGGCGAGTATACGTGGGCCGACTTCCTCGACGAATATGGGGAAGACGGCGATGTCGAGGCCCTCTATGGCTTCGACCCGCGGACCCGCACGGAGACACCGGGTAGTTCACGGTGGGGAGAAGACGAGGAACACGAGGTTCCGACCCCAGACCGCACAGATTGGGAGAGCGTCGTGCTCGACCCCGAGAACTATCTCGACTTCCACCCGGTCGACGTGGCCGAATTCGTCGGGAAGCGAGGCGCGCACGCGACGGACATTCACGAACAGTTCGAAGAGTTCTGTGACCCCGAGACCACGCCGGTCGTCAAAGACGAGTGGATGTGGGAGCACTACAAACGAGAGTATTACTACGAAGACGATGGCTCCCGCCCGCGGGACAGCGACGGCGACATCGAGCGTTTCGACGCCGAAGATGCCCTCGGGTTCGACCCCGACTATATCGAGAACGCACTCGCACGAGGTGCCCAACGCGCCGACGAACTCGACGAGGTCATCGACACTCGGACGGTCGACGTCGACGAAGACCTCGACGAAGACGAGTTCTTCTCCAGTGCAGACGGCACGACGACGCTGGCGAACCGCTACGACCTCGAAAAGGCGGTTCCGATGGAGAAGAAGACACACTTCCGTGAGGTCGAACGGTACTGGGTCAACAAGCCCTACGCGTTCGTCGTCATCTTCCACTCGGTCAAAGAGAACGAGAAGAAGTACTACGCGGTCGAACCCTACCTGAACCGCGTCGAGGACGACCTGACAGAGTTCCTCACGAGCAAACTCCGGAACGCAATCAAGTACAGCGAAGAGAGCATCGTCCGAAACGGCGAGGACAACCGTGGGGCAGTCATCGAGGCGGAGACGTACGACCTCCTGTCGCGATACGACCTCTACGACAAGCCAGCATCGAAGGCGCTCGCGTCCGACGGGGCGACCGAGTCGTCCGGTCTCATGGACCGTCTCGGACTCGGCGGACTGTTCGGTGGGAACGACGAGCCTGACTCGACGGGCACGGCCACAGTTCCAGACGGCGGCAGTGCGTCTCTCTTCGGCGGCGTCGCCTCACGACTCGGACTCGGTGGGTTCACCGGCGGGTCGAAACGAACGAACCGCGACGACGCACCGCTCGGCGGTATCGACGGCATCGCCGCACGCCCAGAGTCCGCAGTTCTCGCAGACGACGAGGCAGACCTGAACGACTATCAAGTCCAGAAGCTCCAGTACTACCTCCGCCGCGACTTCATCGGGTACGAGCGAATCGACGGCATCAAACACGACATCAACGTCGAGGACATCTCGTGTGACGGGTACAACTCCCCGGTGTTCGTCTACCACTCCGACTACGAACAGATTATCTCGAACATCTACCACGGCGAGGGCGAACTCGACGACTTCGTCGTCAAACTCGCACAGCGTTCCGGGAAGGGCATCTCGAAACGTCGGCCACAGGTCGACGCGACGCTGCCCGACGGGTCGCGTGCGCAACTCACACTCGGCCGAGAGGTGTCCGACCACGGGACGAACTACACCATCCGTCAGTTCAAGGACGTCCCGTTCACGCCAATCGACCTCATCAACTGGTCGACGTTCTCGCTCGAAGAGATGGCGTTCCTGTGGCTTTGCATCGAGAACGACAAGAGTCTCATCTTCGCCGGCGGCACCGCGTCCGGGAAGACGACATCCCTGAACGCCGTCTCGCTGTTCATCCCGTCGAACACGAAAATCGTCTCCATCGAGGACACCCGCGAAGTCGAACTCCCACAACGAAACTGGATTGCGTCCGTCACGCGCCCCTCGTTCGCAGACGACGACAAAGGCGACGTGGACGAGTTCGACCTGCTCGAAGCGGCGCTCCGTCAACGCCCCGACTACATCGTCATGGGAGAGATTCGTGGGGAAGAAGGCCGGACGCTCTTTCAGGTTATGTCCACGGGTCACACCACCTACACGACGTTCCACGCGGACTCCGTGGGTGAAGTCCTCAAACGCTTCACGACCGCACCCATCAACGTCTCGAAGACGATGTTCTCCGCGCTCGACCTGGTGTCTATCCAGACGTCGACGCGGGTCGATGGCAACAAGGTTCGCCGGAACAAGTCGCTCACCGAAATCAACCACTACGACCCAGAGAACGACGAAATCAACGTTCAGGACGTCTACCAGTGGCAGGCAGAGACGGACGAGTTCCTCGAGATGGGGTCGTCGAACACGCTCGAAGAGATAAAGTTCGACCGCGGGTGGGACCACAAGACGCTCGAACACGAGATTTTCAAGCGACAGGTGGTCCTCGCGTACCTCATCGACCGCGGCCTCAACACGTACACACAGGTCGCCGCGACGTTCCAGGCGTTCATCAACGACCAGGACACTATCATCGGCCTGATGGCCACCGACGACCTCGAACGCAGTCTCGAAGACCTGCGTGAGATGGAGTCGGTCCACATCAACATCGACCCCGAGAGCGAGGCGATGGTTCCCCGCCCCGACCCACCGGAACACGTCAGAGAACTCGCCAGAGAGATTCTCCGTCGGGCCGAAGAAGAACTCTTCCCCGACTACCGTAACCGCGACGTCGGCGAAGTCGCAGAGGCACTCGGGCACATGCGAAGCGAACCCGACGTCGAGGCGACGCCCGGCGAACGGAACGAACTCGACTCGCTCGAAGAGGCCACTAGCGACCCTGCCCTCGGCGAAGGGTCAGAGCGGTCTGAACTCGACGCTGGTGACGAGACGCCCGAAATCGAAGGTGACGACGGTCCGTCGCCCATCGACGGCGAAGAAGAGACGCCGGCGCTCGAAGCAGCGATGGAGGACGCAGACGACCCGGACGAACAGGCGAAACGTGACGCCGCGACGGACCTGTGGGAGTCACTGCTCGAATCCGACGTCGAAGGCGAACCCAACGATTTCGGATTCGACGAAGAAGGCGACCCGACGTTCCCGGACCCGAAGGACGACGACATCGACCTCGACGACTTCTTCGGTGCATTCGGTATCGAGGAACCCAGTGACTCGGCGTCGTCGGACGACGACTCGACCACCACGGAGGCGGACGCGAGCGAAGACGCCGACGCCGCCGACGAGACGGTCGACGAGTCGTGGGGCGGGTTCAAAGCGGCAGAGACAGACACGCCAGACGAAGAGAAGACGGAGTCACAGTCCGTCCAGCGCGACGAGGACGAGTAGATGAGCAATTTCGACGCCGAGAACTCCGCGGGACTTGACCGAAGCACCGACACACTCGGTGACGCCTTCTATCCACTCTTTCAGATTCTCTTCGACGAAGACGGCGAGTTCGTCGCGGACGTCGAAGAGAAACTCCAGCAAGCGCGGATGCCGAACACCGTCGAACTGTACCTCTCACGGGCGCTCGCAGTGGGTGTCCTCGTCGGACTCTCGCTGTGGATTCTCGGAATGTCGCTCGGATACGGCATCTTCGCGCTCGGACTCGTGTCGGCGGAATCGATAAGCCTCGGTATCCCCGTCGGGAGCGAATCGACTGCCGAACTCCTCCGCTCACTCGTCATGCCTGCTGCGGTCACTGTCTCGGGCATCGTCTTCGGGTCCATCGGGTTCGCACTCGGATTCGGGACACTCGTGGGGATGCCGTACTCGAAAGCGTCCGCCCGGAAGCGCGAGATAAACATGCTCCTCTCGGACGCCATCTCGTTCATGTACGCGCTGTCGGTGGGGGGACTGAACCAACTCGAAATCCTCGAAGCGATGGCGCGCGCAGACGACACCTACGGCGAAGTCTCGCGCGAGTTCCAGAGCATCGTCCAAGAGACGGAGTACTTCGGAACCGACTACCGAAACGCGATTCGCCAGCAGGCACTTCTCACACCGTCCGACGAACTCTCCCAGTTCCTCACTGACATGCTCTCTATCGTCAACTCTGGCGGTGACATGGAGGGCTTCCTCAAGGACAAGAAAGACAAGCACCTCCGGACGGCCAAACAGCAACAAGAACAGACGCTGGACACGATGGAACTGTTCGGCGAGATGTACATGACGCTCTCGTTGTTCCCACTGCTCCTCATCATCATCCTCGTCATCATGAGCATGCTCGGGAAGGCACAACAGGAACTCCTCTACGCCACCGTCTACGGCCTCATTCCGCTCGTCGGCGTCGGGTTCTTGGTCCTCATCTCGACGGTCAAGCAAGACGAGATTGGCGATGGGTTCCTCGCACCGGCGAACGGGAGTGCCCGACTCCAGGGCCAGCAACAAGAGGGTCTCGTTCACATGGGACTCGTCGAGTCGTACGTCGGCGAGTACAGTCTGTTCTCGCGCATCAAGGACCGCGAAGGGACGTACAAGACGCGAGAGTTACTCCGGCAACCACACGTCTTCTTCAAACAACACCCGCTTTTCACCCTCGCGCTGACCGTTCCCGCCTCGATGGTCCTCCTCGCGGTTGCCGTCGTCGGAGGGTCTGCGCCCACGTCGTGGGAGGGGATGATTGCACAACCCATCTGGGGAACCGTCATCTGGTTCTACGTCCCCGTCTACCTCGTCACCGTCCCGCTGGCAGTCTTCCACGAGTGGAACGTCCACTCCCGGTCTGCGATAACCGGGAAACTCTCGGACAACCTCCGAAAGCTTTCGAGTGCGAACGACACCGGCCAGACGCTCCTCGAATCGTTCAAAACCGTCGCCGACACGTCCTCCGGGAAACTCGCCGACGAGTTCGAGATAATGTACGCGAAGGTCAACTACGGGATGAGTCTCCGTGAGGCACTCGTCGAGTTCAACAACAAGTACCACATCCCGCGCCTCGCTCGGACGGTCAAACTCATCACGAAGGCCCAAGAGGCGTCCAGCCAGATTACGGAAGTCCTGACGACTGCCGCACAGTCCTCCGAGAACCAAGACGACATCGAGCGGGAACGTATCGCACGGACCCGGATGCAGGTCGCGATTATCCTCATGACCTACGTCACGCTGTTGGCGGTCATGGCCATCCTGAAGACGCAGTTCCTCGACGTGATGGCGGGCCTCTCGTCACAGGCGTCCGGGTCCAGTGGCGGCGTCTCCGGTGGTCCGAGTTTCGGCGGTGCACTCGACCCGGACCTCATGTCGCTCCTGTTCTTCCACGGGGTCACCCTTCAAGCGGTGCTCTCGGGGTTCATCAGCGGCTACATCCGTAACGCCGACCTCCTCGCGGGGGTCAAGTTCGTCGTCGTCCTGCAGACGCTCGCACTCGGGGTCTGGATGGTGGTTGGCTGATGCGACGACGTGACCACACCGCCGGAACCGAACGGAGTCGGGCACAGACGACGCTCGACTACGCCGTCGGCGTCGGAATCTTCCTCCTCGCCATCGCGTGGGTCATCGGAACCGTCCCCCAAATCGTCCAACCGTTCGACGACGCGCAGGACCGTCCTCTCGTCGCCAACCGTGCGGCTGACCACCTCGCGGGTGGCGCACTCTCGCCACCGGGGGAACAGACGGTTCTCGACACGGAGTGTGTCGAGGGATTCTTCGAAAATACGTCGCCGCCGGCCGACTGTGAGTACGGAACCGGACCGGTCGAAGACGCGATCGGTGTCGGAGACACGTACGACGTGAACGTCACGCTCGTTCGGGATGGGTCGGTCGTATCGCTTCCCGGTGGGTCAGATGCGACGCGCGGTGAGCCTGTACCGACCTCCGGGCAAGTCGTCGCCGCTCGCCGCTCGGTTCTCGTCGACGGACAACTCCACCAACTACTGGTGAGGGTCTGGTAACGATGGACCGTGGACAAGCACACGCACTCGAGGCGTTCGTCGCCGCCACCGTCCTGCTGGCGAGTGTCACCTTCGCCCTCCAGGTGACCGCCGTCACACCCCTAACTGCGAGTACGTCGAGTCAACACATCGAGAACCAGCAAGCAGCAGTCGCACAGGGACTCCTCGACGCCGCGGCCGAAAACGGGTCGCTCAAGCGCACACTCCTCCTCGAAAATATCAGTGCAGAAGAAGGGGGGAACTACGTCGCTGGCGGCCCGCCGACGGTGTTCGGGCGGATGCTCAACGACACGTTCCGTGACCGCGGAATCGCGTTCAACGTAATCGTATACTCTGTCCAATCAAATCAAGAGGGGAAGGCACTCAACCGAGTCAGTCTCGTCCACATGGGGCAACCGAGCGACCACGCCGCGTCGGCGTCTCGTCTCGTTACGCTCATGGACGACGACGTGCTCCACGAAGTGGACGACAGGACTGCCATTCCGACGACGACGAGGCTCGACTCGGCGTCGTCGTTCTACGTCGACCAGCGACACGATACGGACCCAGTGTGGTCCGCGTTGAAAGTAGAGGTGGTCGTATGGCGGATGTGACGCTCCCCTCGCGAGACGCCGGTGAGGGCCGTGGGCAACTCTTCCTCATCACTGCCCTCGCAATCGCCGTCCTGTTGGTTAGTCTCGCGTTGATTCTCAACACCGCAATCTACACCGAGAACATCGCCACCCGGACGACCGACACGCAACTCGACGAGGCGACGAGCGCACAGCGCGTCGCCGTCGATACTGGAGGCGTGATTTTGGATGCAGAAAATCGGCGTGGTGGGTCACCCTCGGATATCGAGTCCCGATTCGAGACCACACTGGCGAACTGGAGTTCGTCGGCGGCGACGTTGGAGGCGACGAACGGGTTCACGACGAACGTCTCGTACACTGGGACGAACACGACTGGCTTGCGAGTCCACCAAGACGACGCCTCACGGGACTTCACCGACAACTCGTCGAAAGTCGAATGGGTGGTCATCGAAGATGGCCGCGTTCGCGGTATCCGGTTCAACGTCTCGCGGACCAGTCTCGATAGCACCCCTTCCGACGCCTTCAGGCTCGAAATCGACAACAACGACGGTGGCACGAACGACGACGTGCGAGTCACGATGCACGACGATGGGACAAACGTCGTCGTCACCGTGGAAAACGAGACTGGTGTCGTCGGTTCCTGTGCAGTCGAACCGACGAACGACGGTTCACTCGTCGTGGACGTAAGCGACGCGACTGTGGGGACACAGTACTGCCCACCACTCGAAACCGCTCACGACGAGGTCGACGGCGAAATCGACCTCGAGTTCGACAACGCGGACAACGCAACCGGAACGTACGAACTGTACGCGACGAACGACGATACCAACCTCTTCGACCTGTTCGATGGGGACGAATACGCGACGGTCGGAAGCGGGTACTGGCCCGTTCAACAGGACGCGATATACGACGCTAACGTGACGTTCGTGTTCCAGTCCAGTGGGACGACTGTGAAAAAGGAAATCCGAATCGCACCGGGTGAACTCTGATGAATTCACGAGCAGTCTCGACCACCCTCGGTTTCGTCCTGACCCTCACGATAACGACGATACTCATCTCGGGTATCATGGTCGCGGCAGGTGGGTTCGTCTCGTCCGAGCACGAGCGTGTGACCGAGACAGAACTCGAAGTCGTCGGACAGCGTCTCGCGGCGAATCTGGAGGCCGCAGACCGGGTCGTCGCGTCGTCAGGTGACGAGACGGTCACGGACGTGGAGACGCGTCTCGAGCTTCCCAACCGGGTCGCTGGAACGACGTACAGAATCGAAGTCGAATCGAACGAACTCGTCTTGCAGTCGGTCGACCCCGAGGTGACCGTCCGCATCGACGTCGAAACCGCGACAGACCTCAAGCCGGGGTCAGTCGACGCGGGCGACGTCACTGTCTCATACGATGCGGCCACCGACGAACTGGAGGTGACCAATGGTTGACCGCCGCGCCGTGAGTGACACACTCGGGTTCATCTTCGTCTTCTCGCTCGTCCTCTCGACGGTCGGTGTCGTCACCGCCGTCGGGATGGACGGTCTCCAAGACACCCGTAACGTCGAGCGCATCAACAACGCCGAGCGGGCCTTCGACATCCTCGACGACAACATGGAAGACATCGCCATCCGCGGCGCGCCGAGTCGGGCCACTGAAATCAAGTTGGCCGAGTCGGCGCTCTCGTTCGGTGACCCCGTTCGGATGGAAGTCGAGTGGGAAGATGGTGGCGTGGTCGACAATGCGACGGTGAGC is drawn from Haloferax litoreum and contains these coding sequences:
- a CDS encoding ATPase, T2SS/T4P/T4SS family, whose amino-acid sequence is MARKDADGSGPKAIEGDAESPVEGDAAPDQASNARLGEYTWADFLDEYGEDGDVEALYGFDPRTRTETPGSSRWGEDEEHEVPTPDRTDWESVVLDPENYLDFHPVDVAEFVGKRGAHATDIHEQFEEFCDPETTPVVKDEWMWEHYKREYYYEDDGSRPRDSDGDIERFDAEDALGFDPDYIENALARGAQRADELDEVIDTRTVDVDEDLDEDEFFSSADGTTTLANRYDLEKAVPMEKKTHFREVERYWVNKPYAFVVIFHSVKENEKKYYAVEPYLNRVEDDLTEFLTSKLRNAIKYSEESIVRNGEDNRGAVIEAETYDLLSRYDLYDKPASKALASDGATESSGLMDRLGLGGLFGGNDEPDSTGTATVPDGGSASLFGGVASRLGLGGFTGGSKRTNRDDAPLGGIDGIAARPESAVLADDEADLNDYQVQKLQYYLRRDFIGYERIDGIKHDINVEDISCDGYNSPVFVYHSDYEQIISNIYHGEGELDDFVVKLAQRSGKGISKRRPQVDATLPDGSRAQLTLGREVSDHGTNYTIRQFKDVPFTPIDLINWSTFSLEEMAFLWLCIENDKSLIFAGGTASGKTTSLNAVSLFIPSNTKIVSIEDTREVELPQRNWIASVTRPSFADDDKGDVDEFDLLEAALRQRPDYIVMGEIRGEEGRTLFQVMSTGHTTYTTFHADSVGEVLKRFTTAPINVSKTMFSALDLVSIQTSTRVDGNKVRRNKSLTEINHYDPENDEINVQDVYQWQAETDEFLEMGSSNTLEEIKFDRGWDHKTLEHEIFKRQVVLAYLIDRGLNTYTQVAATFQAFINDQDTIIGLMATDDLERSLEDLREMESVHINIDPESEAMVPRPDPPEHVRELAREILRRAEEELFPDYRNRDVGEVAEALGHMRSEPDVEATPGERNELDSLEEATSDPALGEGSERSELDAGDETPEIEGDDGPSPIDGEEETPALEAAMEDADDPDEQAKRDAATDLWESLLESDVEGEPNDFGFDEEGDPTFPDPKDDDIDLDDFFGAFGIEEPSDSASSDDDSTTTEADASEDADAADETVDESWGGFKAAETDTPDEEKTESQSVQRDEDE
- a CDS encoding type II secretion system F family protein, which translates into the protein MSNFDAENSAGLDRSTDTLGDAFYPLFQILFDEDGEFVADVEEKLQQARMPNTVELYLSRALAVGVLVGLSLWILGMSLGYGIFALGLVSAESISLGIPVGSESTAELLRSLVMPAAVTVSGIVFGSIGFALGFGTLVGMPYSKASARKREINMLLSDAISFMYALSVGGLNQLEILEAMARADDTYGEVSREFQSIVQETEYFGTDYRNAIRQQALLTPSDELSQFLTDMLSIVNSGGDMEGFLKDKKDKHLRTAKQQQEQTLDTMELFGEMYMTLSLFPLLLIIILVIMSMLGKAQQELLYATVYGLIPLVGVGFLVLISTVKQDEIGDGFLAPANGSARLQGQQQEGLVHMGLVESYVGEYSLFSRIKDREGTYKTRELLRQPHVFFKQHPLFTLALTVPASMVLLAVAVVGGSAPTSWEGMIAQPIWGTVIWFYVPVYLVTVPLAVFHEWNVHSRSAITGKLSDNLRKLSSANDTGQTLLESFKTVADTSSGKLADEFEIMYAKVNYGMSLREALVEFNNKYHIPRLARTVKLITKAQEASSQITEVLTTAAQSSENQDDIERERIARTRMQVAIILMTYVTLLAVMAILKTQFLDVMAGLSSQASGSSGGVSGGPSFGGALDPDLMSLLFFHGVTLQAVLSGFISGYIRNADLLAGVKFVVVLQTLALGVWMVVG
- a CDS encoding DUF7287 family protein; its protein translation is MRRRDHTAGTERSRAQTTLDYAVGVGIFLLAIAWVIGTVPQIVQPFDDAQDRPLVANRAADHLAGGALSPPGEQTVLDTECVEGFFENTSPPADCEYGTGPVEDAIGVGDTYDVNVTLVRDGSVVSLPGGSDATRGEPVPTSGQVVAARRSVLVDGQLHQLLVRVW
- a CDS encoding DUF7288 family protein codes for the protein MVTMDRGQAHALEAFVAATVLLASVTFALQVTAVTPLTASTSSQHIENQQAAVAQGLLDAAAENGSLKRTLLLENISAEEGGNYVAGGPPTVFGRMLNDTFRDRGIAFNVIVYSVQSNQEGKALNRVSLVHMGQPSDHAASASRLVTLMDDDVLHEVDDRTAIPTTTRLDSASSFYVDQRHDTDPVWSALKVEVVVWRM
- a CDS encoding DUF7261 family protein, producing the protein MADVTLPSRDAGEGRGQLFLITALAIAVLLVSLALILNTAIYTENIATRTTDTQLDEATSAQRVAVDTGGVILDAENRRGGSPSDIESRFETTLANWSSSAATLEATNGFTTNVSYTGTNTTGLRVHQDDASRDFTDNSSKVEWVVIEDGRVRGIRFNVSRTSLDSTPSDAFRLEIDNNDGGTNDDVRVTMHDDGTNVVVTVENETGVVGSCAVEPTNDGSLVVDVSDATVGTQYCPPLETAHDEVDGEIDLEFDNADNATGTYELYATNDDTNLFDLFDGDEYATVGSGYWPVQQDAIYDANVTFVFQSSGTTVKKEIRIAPGEL
- a CDS encoding DUF7266 family protein translates to MNSRAVSTTLGFVLTLTITTILISGIMVAAGGFVSSEHERVTETELEVVGQRLAANLEAADRVVASSGDETVTDVETRLELPNRVAGTTYRIEVESNELVLQSVDPEVTVRIDVETATDLKPGSVDAGDVTVSYDAATDELEVTNG